The nucleotide sequence GCGCTGGACCTGTCCCAGCTCGTCACCTTCCACACCGGACAGCGTGACATGGGACAGGACGTAGAAGGAGCCCGCGGGCAGCAGGCGCCGGTAGCGCGCGATGACGTCGGCGAGCCCGGGGCCCGGCACGAAATGCAGGACCGCGACGGTGAGCAGGGCCACCGGTTTCGCCGGATCCAGCACGCCGGTGTCGATGGCGCGCTCCCAGATGTCGTCCGCGTCGCGCAGGTCACCGCCGAGCACCGCGTGCCTGGCGGGATCGCCGTTCCGCTCCAGCAGGATCCTGGCGTGCGCCACGGCGACCGGTTCGTTGTCGACGTACACGCACCGGCTGTCACCGTCGACGTCGTCGGCGATCTCGTGGACGTTGCCGACCGTCGGCACGCCGGAGCCGAGGTCGAGGAACTGGTTCACGCCGTGCTCGGCGCAATGCCGCACCGCGCGGCCGAGGAAGGCGCGGTTGGCCCTGGCGAGCGAGCGGATGAGCGGGAACGCCTTGACCAGCTGCTCGCCGAATTCCCGGTCCACCGCCCAGTTCGCGGTTCCGCCGAGCGCC is from Amycolatopsis lurida and encodes:
- a CDS encoding SAM-dependent methyltransferase — its product is MDPRFLPDGVDLERPNAARIYDWALGGTANWAVDREFGEQLVKAFPLIRSLARANRAFLGRAVRHCAEHGVNQFLDLGSGVPTVGNVHEIADDVDGDSRCVYVDNEPVAVAHARILLERNGDPARHAVLGGDLRDADDIWERAIDTGVLDPAKPVALLTVAVLHFVPGPGLADVIARYRRLLPAGSFYVLSHVTLSGVEGDELGQVQRVVKQYEQSSTPASFRDKEEIRGFFGDFDLVAPGLVPVGAWRLDDPHSPALNCAIGGVARKPGF